The Leptospira brenneri genome includes a window with the following:
- a CDS encoding aldo/keto reductase has protein sequence MKKRRLGKTGMVVSEICMGTMTFGSSCNEDEAFRILDRAYDAGIDFYDTAEIYPVPPQKSWVHRTEEIFGKWLKTKPRDGIILATKVAGPGHGWFSPPLREGKTALDKYHIRRAIEGSLQRLGVETIDLYQTHWPDHDVSYDETMEALTELKEEGKIRYAGCSNETSFGLMKSLWTSDKYNLVRYDSIQNNFSILNRRFEDELAQVCRKEGVSLLPYSPLAGGVLTGKYNGSVPPEGARFVRYMAEGERQRRMSNRFLNENTLASTAELVTIAEKYGMSSTVLSVAWSKQHDYVASTIIGANTVAQLEESLKATDVILSDEILSEINLVSKKIQYPMG, from the coding sequence ATGAAAAAACGAAGACTTGGCAAAACAGGGATGGTGGTATCCGAAATTTGTATGGGTACCATGACTTTTGGTTCCTCATGTAACGAAGATGAGGCGTTTCGAATTTTGGATCGTGCTTATGATGCCGGAATCGATTTTTATGATACAGCAGAAATTTATCCGGTTCCTCCTCAAAAATCTTGGGTGCATAGAACCGAAGAAATCTTTGGAAAGTGGTTAAAAACAAAACCCCGGGATGGAATCATCCTCGCAACAAAAGTAGCAGGACCGGGACACGGTTGGTTTAGTCCTCCCTTGCGAGAAGGAAAAACAGCTCTAGATAAATACCATATCCGCCGAGCCATTGAAGGTTCCTTACAAAGATTAGGTGTAGAAACCATCGATTTGTATCAAACACATTGGCCAGACCATGATGTATCTTATGATGAAACCATGGAAGCTTTGACTGAATTAAAAGAAGAAGGGAAAATTCGATATGCAGGTTGTTCGAATGAAACCTCTTTTGGTCTTATGAAAAGCCTTTGGACTTCAGACAAATACAATCTCGTTCGTTATGATTCTATTCAAAATAATTTTTCCATTCTGAATCGGCGATTTGAAGATGAGTTAGCACAAGTTTGTCGAAAAGAAGGAGTATCCTTACTGCCTTATTCACCACTTGCTGGTGGTGTACTTACCGGGAAATACAATGGATCCGTTCCACCAGAAGGAGCAAGGTTTGTTCGTTATATGGCAGAAGGGGAAAGACAAAGACGTATGTCTAACCGGTTCTTAAATGAAAACACTTTGGCTTCCACAGCAGAACTCGTGACCATTGCTGAAAAATATGGAATGAGTTCTACAGTTCTTTCGGTGGCTTGGAGCAAACAACATGACTATGTTGCCTCCACCATCATTGGTGCCAATACGGTTGCTCAATTAGAAGAGTCTTTAAAAGCAACGGATGTAATTTTGTCAGATGAAATTCTGTCAGAAATCAATCTTGTTTCTAAAAAGATCCAATACCCAATGGGTTAA
- a CDS encoding acylphosphatase: MAKSEEARARILVRGFVQGVGFRYYILQKAQEMRLKGYTQNLPNGEVEAVVEGDKLFIEDLYRAMQRGPTKAKVKDHVIEWSDPKNQFRTFLIKK; encoded by the coding sequence TTGGCAAAATCAGAAGAAGCAAGAGCGAGAATTTTAGTACGGGGATTTGTACAAGGGGTCGGATTTCGTTACTATATCCTCCAAAAGGCCCAAGAAATGAGACTCAAAGGTTACACACAGAACTTACCCAATGGGGAAGTGGAAGCAGTTGTAGAAGGTGATAAACTTTTTATCGAAGATTTGTACAGAGCTATGCAACGTGGGCCTACGAAAGCAAAAGTAAAGGATCATGTCATTGAATGGAGTGATCCAAAAAATCAATTCAGAACTTTTTTAATCAAAAAATAA
- a CDS encoding RNA pyrophosphohydrolase — MDDRAILRNMTDKPYRKNVGMVVFNSLGKVIVGERVQFPGSWQFPQGGIDEGEDYLEAAKRELYEELGIKKATYVTEYPDWIPYDFPNSLGLNSHLQKFRGQLQRWILFYWDGGLDECDLVHHEQEFLTIQFMEIEDTVQAVVEFKREVYAKFVPIFKSAIQNYIAENSKSK, encoded by the coding sequence ATGGATGATAGAGCCATTCTAAGGAATATGACAGACAAACCCTACCGCAAAAACGTAGGCATGGTGGTTTTTAATTCTCTTGGCAAAGTGATTGTCGGAGAAAGGGTTCAGTTCCCAGGTTCTTGGCAGTTCCCTCAAGGTGGGATTGACGAAGGCGAAGATTATTTAGAAGCCGCTAAACGAGAATTATATGAAGAACTTGGAATCAAAAAAGCAACTTATGTAACCGAATACCCTGATTGGATTCCGTATGACTTTCCCAATTCTCTTGGTCTCAACTCTCATCTACAAAAATTCCGCGGTCAGTTACAAAGATGGATTTTGTTCTACTGGGACGGTGGTTTGGATGAATGTGATTTAGTCCATCATGAACAAGAATTTTTGACCATTCAATTTATGGAAATAGAAGATACTGTCCAAGCGGTTGTTGAATTCAAAAGAGAAGTGTATGCGAAGTTTGTTCCTATTTTTAAATCAGCCATTCAAAATTACATTGCAGAGAATTCAAAATCCAAGTAA
- the sixA gene encoding phosphohistidine phosphatase SixA, translating into MKIILVRHGEAENASPTISDSQRDLTDKGVSDIHKIGKFIKNSSLAVKQVYYSPYTRTRHTAEILSEELKYGCKMLPSDDLVAGKGCTDIISCLVNFTNSDTVLLVGHNPDITDFAAKLLGNSGAVENLIFQPGSTIAINVARERFAHGQIIWAISPDNLGV; encoded by the coding sequence ATGAAGATCATTTTGGTTCGTCACGGTGAGGCTGAAAACGCAAGTCCAACCATTTCTGATTCACAACGGGATCTAACCGACAAAGGTGTCAGTGATATTCATAAAATCGGAAAGTTTATTAAAAACTCTTCTTTAGCTGTCAAACAAGTCTATTATAGTCCTTACACAAGAACGAGACATACTGCAGAAATTTTGTCTGAAGAACTAAAATATGGCTGTAAAATGCTTCCTTCCGATGATCTCGTAGCCGGAAAAGGTTGTACAGATATTATCTCTTGTTTGGTTAATTTTACAAATTCCGATACAGTTCTGTTAGTTGGTCATAACCCAGACATCACAGATTTCGCGGCAAAACTTTTAGGAAATTCCGGTGCCGTAGAAAACTTAATTTTCCAACCTGGTTCTACTATCGCGATCAATGTGGCCCGTGAAAGATTTGCACATGGTCAAATTATCTGGGCAATTTCTCCAGACAATCTAGGCGTCTGA
- a CDS encoding LIMLP_16025 family protein: MSNVENKLQDIVNAGIGAVKTSKEVWEKLVVDLNEKKSKFETNFQKLKEQGESDTSDNALKVKMGVAWGIVRFDEIKDNVVKYLDKVKEGNENKPS; the protein is encoded by the coding sequence ATGAGCAATGTGGAAAATAAGCTGCAAGATATCGTAAATGCTGGAATTGGCGCGGTAAAGACTTCCAAAGAAGTTTGGGAGAAACTCGTCGTAGACCTAAACGAGAAAAAAAGCAAATTCGAAACCAACTTTCAAAAGCTAAAAGAACAAGGTGAAAGTGACACCAGTGACAATGCTTTGAAAGTAAAAATGGGTGTTGCTTGGGGAATCGTTCGCTTTGATGAAATCAAAGATAATGTAGTTAAATATTTAGATAAAGTCAAAGAAGGAAACGAAAACAAACCTTCTTAA
- a CDS encoding SMP-30/gluconolactonase/LRE family protein translates to MRVKTLWTLLSLSALGFFIFDCGGPIQEKPIAGCERISGTPGPEDLDLIRDTSTVIVSSHERRNGLKDIGALFEVSLANPNQKLEVKKIETNYPENFRPHGISYAKVKGVDTLAVISHTLADENPHTIEIFERAKSGKWTHTKTLTDSSLTSPNDIFMNEAGEIFASNDNGTSNAVRKYWDMIIRSARADIAYYDGKSFQVLDVPVMLGNGIYIRKKGNEELLYRSVFSEKAIRVYQVDRSSGKINLKYLESIAIGAGPDNILEDENGMLWLAAHDSTYKFIRHVMNRTNLAPTRVFKINPESKEVTEVYANEGAEISAGSTGLVFKNKLLISQVFEDFLLVCPRP, encoded by the coding sequence ATGCGCGTAAAAACCCTATGGACTCTCCTTTCCCTTTCCGCCCTTGGTTTCTTCATTTTTGACTGTGGCGGTCCCATCCAAGAAAAACCAATTGCCGGTTGTGAACGAATTTCGGGAACTCCAGGGCCTGAAGATTTGGATCTCATTCGGGATACTTCCACTGTCATTGTTTCTTCTCATGAACGTCGCAATGGACTGAAAGATATTGGAGCTTTATTCGAAGTTTCCTTAGCCAATCCCAATCAGAAATTAGAAGTAAAAAAAATTGAAACAAACTATCCGGAAAACTTTCGTCCGCATGGAATTAGTTATGCGAAGGTAAAAGGAGTGGATACTTTAGCTGTCATTTCTCATACACTTGCTGATGAAAATCCACATACAATTGAAATTTTTGAACGTGCTAAGTCGGGTAAATGGACTCATACAAAAACTTTAACAGATTCTAGTCTTACAAGTCCGAACGATATCTTTATGAATGAAGCTGGAGAGATCTTTGCATCCAATGACAATGGAACGAGTAATGCCGTCCGTAAGTATTGGGATATGATCATTCGCAGTGCCCGAGCCGATATTGCTTATTACGATGGAAAATCTTTTCAGGTGCTCGATGTTCCTGTGATGCTTGGAAATGGAATTTACATTCGCAAAAAAGGAAACGAAGAATTACTGTATCGTTCTGTGTTTTCTGAAAAAGCCATTCGGGTTTATCAAGTGGATCGCAGTTCAGGAAAGATCAACTTGAAATATTTGGAATCTATTGCCATCGGTGCTGGTCCAGACAATATTTTAGAGGATGAAAATGGAATGCTTTGGCTTGCCGCCCATGATTCTACTTATAAATTCATTCGTCATGTGATGAACCGAACCAATTTAGCTCCCACTCGTGTTTTCAAAATCAATCCAGAAAGTAAAGAAGTCACTGAAGTTTATGCGAACGAAGGGGCAGAAATTTCTGCAGGAAGTACAGGGCTTGTTTTCAAAAACAAACTATTGATTTCCCAAGTGTTTGAGGATTTTCTTTTGGTTTGTCCAAGGCCTTAG
- a CDS encoding restriction endonuclease: MTKLPTYDEMMNPLLDALKELGGSGTIDEINERVFNLMKIPNNILEIPHGDKGSRSEVEYRLAWTRTYLKRAGFLENSSRGVWALTKANKDKTELNPKDIVNLVRSLTKTVKKEKEETIDFDNNDLDAPEEFQDWRSVLKNILFDIKPDAFERLFKRILRESGFHQVEVTGKSGDGGIDGKGIFRIAGFISFNVLFQCKRYRENSITSSEIRDFRGALQGRADKGLFVTTSSFTRDAIKEATRDGAPPIDLIDGDALIDKLKELKLGLEIEIVEKIEIKNEWFSNL, from the coding sequence ATGACGAAATTGCCAACATACGATGAAATGATGAACCCGCTTTTAGATGCCTTAAAAGAATTAGGCGGATCAGGAACAATTGATGAAATAAATGAAAGAGTTTTCAATCTAATGAAAATTCCAAATAATATACTTGAGATTCCACATGGAGATAAAGGCTCTCGAAGCGAAGTTGAATATAGACTGGCATGGACCAGAACTTACCTCAAAAGAGCAGGATTTTTAGAAAATTCATCTAGAGGTGTTTGGGCTCTTACAAAAGCAAACAAAGATAAAACGGAGTTAAATCCAAAAGATATTGTTAATCTAGTTAGATCTTTAACCAAAACTGTAAAAAAGGAAAAAGAAGAAACCATTGATTTCGATAACAATGATCTTGATGCACCAGAAGAATTCCAAGATTGGAGAAGTGTATTAAAAAATATACTCTTTGATATAAAACCCGATGCCTTCGAACGACTTTTTAAAAGAATTCTTAGAGAATCTGGATTTCATCAAGTTGAAGTTACAGGTAAGAGTGGAGACGGCGGTATTGATGGAAAAGGAATTTTTAGAATAGCTGGATTCATTAGCTTTAATGTATTATTTCAATGTAAAAGATATAGAGAAAACTCGATCACTTCTTCAGAAATTAGAGATTTTAGAGGAGCATTACAAGGTAGGGCAGATAAAGGCTTATTTGTAACTACTAGTTCTTTTACAAGAGATGCAATTAAAGAAGCAACAAGAGATGGCGCTCCTCCAATTGACTTAATTGATGGAGATGCATTAATAGATAAACTTAAGGAATTAAAACTAGGTTTGGAAATCGAAATCGTAGAAAAAATAGAAATAAAAAATGAGTGGTTTAGTAATCTTTGA
- a CDS encoding HEPN domain-containing protein translates to MKYNKFELSAKEKIVGYILNSEGRKHYGELELHPNKFPIFSLESSDIEYSKLFLKDICSEKIIFKSNTKTFLLCDNEIEHSQIYSRFLIKSEGTDILNTEFKEIGVYNEFFSQMFYEYEVEYSRKNYTFSRKVDFYSFETSIDFNGKSITLYNCYNQSTVNKDGKVIIEEYPTINIKSNSGNFNLTEIENLIHDISLLFTFLVGLPIIPELVWVLENKTWLGFYFPRIEPSKKIEYSRLFSLIDIKKLLKENSFTDIIHNYFHHKKYSVFKDKWSKIYSLLDYNGIWDYEFIGFVSLLDHHVSNFASKNRPKRSISKNYFKKLKTKLNDIIEKEPLESEEIKKVLRDQINSLKISSLGTFNENFEFLLNSVDKNLIDIIDLSKEDFKVIKKLRDDIAHSNTINYEEIDYTKINILKNKITILLFYFILLDLGIKHDAFLESMANSYNQIIRNSNLNELLLDRLSKKFPFIKITDSEFKKIKENKLSLVILELKKKYKLNFEYSVSAYDNWNISSGPENYDLRKVIQKMYHEDAQVEFCSIGYVETDDMQSQIKIDYLCLISIK, encoded by the coding sequence ATGAAATATAACAAATTTGAATTATCAGCTAAAGAAAAGATAGTTGGCTATATACTTAATTCAGAAGGAAGGAAACATTATGGAGAACTTGAATTGCATCCAAACAAATTTCCGATCTTTTCTTTAGAGAGTTCCGATATTGAATACTCAAAGTTATTTTTAAAAGACATATGTTCTGAAAAAATCATATTTAAATCCAACACCAAAACATTCTTGCTATGTGATAACGAAATAGAACACAGCCAAATCTATTCGCGTTTTCTGATAAAATCAGAAGGTACGGATATATTAAATACTGAATTCAAGGAGATCGGGGTTTATAACGAATTCTTTTCCCAAATGTTTTATGAGTATGAAGTAGAGTATAGTCGCAAAAATTATACTTTTTCTAGAAAAGTTGATTTTTACAGCTTTGAAACAAGTATAGATTTTAATGGTAAATCAATTACATTATATAATTGCTATAATCAAAGTACCGTAAATAAAGATGGAAAAGTAATTATCGAAGAATACCCAACAATCAACATTAAGAGTAATTCTGGCAATTTTAACTTAACGGAAATTGAAAATCTTATTCACGATATTTCGCTTTTGTTTACCTTTTTAGTCGGCCTACCTATTATTCCAGAGTTAGTATGGGTTTTAGAAAATAAAACCTGGTTGGGTTTCTATTTTCCCAGAATTGAACCTAGCAAAAAAATTGAATATAGTAGATTGTTTTCTTTAATTGATATTAAGAAACTATTAAAAGAAAATTCATTTACTGATATCATTCATAATTATTTTCATCATAAAAAGTATTCAGTATTCAAAGATAAGTGGTCAAAAATTTATAGTCTACTTGATTACAATGGCATCTGGGATTATGAATTTATCGGATTCGTTAGCTTACTAGATCATCACGTTTCAAATTTCGCATCCAAAAATAGGCCAAAACGAAGTATCTCGAAGAATTACTTCAAAAAGTTAAAAACTAAGCTTAATGATATTATAGAAAAAGAACCATTAGAAAGCGAAGAAATAAAAAAAGTATTAAGAGATCAAATTAATAGCTTAAAAATTTCATCTTTGGGAACATTTAATGAGAACTTTGAATTTCTTTTAAATTCTGTAGATAAGAACTTGATAGATATCATTGATTTAAGTAAGGAAGATTTTAAGGTTATTAAAAAGCTAAGAGACGATATTGCACATTCAAATACAATAAATTATGAAGAAATAGATTATACAAAAATAAACATACTTAAGAACAAAATTACGATTCTTTTATTTTATTTTATCTTATTAGACTTAGGGATAAAGCATGATGCTTTTTTAGAAAGCATGGCTAATAGCTATAATCAAATAATAAGAAATTCAAATTTAAACGAATTATTACTTGATCGATTAAGTAAAAAATTTCCTTTTATAAAGATAACCGATTCCGAGTTTAAAAAAATAAAGGAAAACAAGCTTTCATTGGTTATACTTGAATTAAAGAAAAAATACAAATTGAATTTTGAATATTCAGTTAGCGCATATGATAATTGGAATATTAGTTCTGGCCCAGAGAACTACGATTTACGGAAAGTAATCCAAAAAATGTATCATGAAGATGCACAAGTCGAATTTTGTTCAATAGGTTATGTTGAAACTGATGATATGCAAAGCCAAATAAAAATAGATTATTTGTGTTTAATTTCAATTAAATAA
- a CDS encoding DUF1697 domain-containing protein produces MKYIALFRGINVGGNRKVEMKKLKILFESLGFTEVFTYINSGNIIFESEFDTKKVFSKIQTCLEKNFDFEIPTLLKTEKEMKKIAAMIPEEWQNDDNQKTDVAYLFAEADSKKIIEDLPLKKEFLEILYCKGALIWNIKRENVNKSQLAKLISHKLYQSMTIRNVNTARFLAGEKK; encoded by the coding sequence ATGAAATACATCGCACTATTTAGAGGAATCAATGTCGGAGGGAATAGAAAAGTGGAAATGAAAAAACTTAAGATACTTTTTGAGTCCTTAGGATTTACTGAAGTTTTCACTTATATCAATTCCGGAAATATTATCTTTGAATCAGAGTTTGATACAAAAAAAGTTTTCTCAAAAATACAAACTTGTTTAGAAAAGAATTTTGATTTTGAAATTCCTACTCTTCTAAAGACGGAAAAAGAAATGAAAAAAATTGCCGCTATGATTCCTGAAGAATGGCAAAATGATGATAACCAAAAGACGGATGTTGCCTATCTGTTTGCAGAGGCAGATTCCAAAAAAATCATTGAAGACTTACCACTTAAAAAAGAATTTTTAGAGATCCTTTATTGTAAGGGAGCTCTCATTTGGAATATCAAAAGAGAAAATGTAAACAAAAGCCAACTTGCCAAATTGATTAGTCACAAACTGTATCAGTCCATGACCATACGTAATGTGAATACCGCGAGATTTTTAGCAGGAGAAAAAAAGTAA
- a CDS encoding TetR/AcrR family transcriptional regulator: MPRTGLSASEIQDKAVEIAINQMRAKGFEKVRLVDVAKEMGISHAALYSHFQDKTALLDAVSERWLVKLDEKQDLLVLEKRDPIQKILSWFQNLHRMKLEKVKLDPELYKAFDMAAEESKPFIQTHLSNMHRQMSKLVTEAMEQKKLKKRDVNQITEILISAGTAFTHPKLVAQHSDENREPLLQQTLEAVLKGLG; this comes from the coding sequence ATGCCAAGAACGGGCCTCAGTGCATCGGAAATTCAGGACAAAGCCGTAGAAATTGCCATAAACCAGATGCGGGCCAAAGGTTTTGAAAAGGTTCGTTTGGTGGATGTGGCCAAAGAAATGGGAATTAGCCATGCGGCCCTCTACTCTCATTTTCAAGATAAAACCGCTCTTCTGGATGCAGTTTCCGAACGTTGGTTAGTGAAGTTGGATGAGAAACAGGATTTACTTGTGTTAGAGAAACGAGATCCAATTCAGAAGATTCTCTCTTGGTTTCAAAATCTCCACAGGATGAAATTGGAAAAAGTGAAACTGGATCCCGAATTGTATAAGGCATTCGATATGGCAGCGGAAGAGTCCAAACCTTTCATCCAAACTCATTTATCCAATATGCACCGCCAAATGTCAAAGTTGGTCACAGAAGCCATGGAACAAAAGAAGTTAAAAAAACGCGATGTGAACCAAATTACAGAAATTTTGATCTCAGCGGGAACTGCTTTCACACACCCGAAACTTGTAGCACAACATTCGGATGAGAATAGAGAACCATTATTACAACAAACTTTGGAAGCGGTATTAAAAGGTTTAGGTTAG
- a CDS encoding SDR family oxidoreductase has product MLLNGNTILITGGTSGIGLALAKRFSDLGNQILICGTNAKKMEEIKKNYPHWGTYLSDISRPEERERLFRETTKDYPELNVLFNNAGMQRYPKLGEPEPWADLGKEIDLNFGAPIHLSMLFAKHLFAKKNAAILNTTSGLSHIPLAYAPVYSATKAALHSFTLTLRFQFRNQPIEVIEVSPPMVDTDLGIPNTHTAGLNLDEYADGVIEGLRKGDLEITTGFSTVSANASREQKDEIFLSMNTARSNGLN; this is encoded by the coding sequence ATGTTATTAAACGGAAATACAATTCTCATCACTGGGGGAACCAGTGGGATCGGACTCGCACTAGCAAAACGATTTTCTGATTTGGGAAACCAAATTTTAATTTGCGGTACGAACGCAAAGAAGATGGAAGAAATCAAAAAGAACTATCCTCATTGGGGAACTTATCTTTCTGATATCTCCAGGCCAGAGGAAAGGGAACGTTTGTTTCGCGAGACAACAAAAGATTATCCAGAACTCAATGTGTTATTCAATAATGCGGGTATGCAGAGGTATCCCAAACTTGGTGAACCAGAACCTTGGGCGGACTTAGGAAAAGAAATCGACTTAAATTTCGGAGCTCCTATCCATCTTTCCATGTTATTCGCTAAACACTTGTTTGCAAAGAAAAATGCGGCAATTTTAAATACAACTTCTGGGTTGTCGCATATTCCACTGGCTTATGCTCCTGTGTATAGTGCGACCAAAGCGGCCTTACATTCCTTCACATTGACATTACGATTTCAATTTCGTAACCAGCCAATTGAAGTGATTGAAGTTTCACCACCTATGGTCGATACGGATTTAGGAATTCCTAACACACATACGGCGGGATTAAATCTAGATGAATATGCAGATGGAGTGATTGAAGGATTACGCAAAGGAGATTTAGAAATCACAACTGGTTTTTCCACAGTCTCCGCAAATGCCAGTAGGGAACAAAAGGATGAAATCTTTTTGTCTATGAACACTGCTCGCAGTAATGGATTAAACTAA
- a CDS encoding crossover junction endodeoxyribonuclease RuvC, with protein MKIIGIDPGSHRVGYAILSFPEGQRRNPELLTYGTIEVAPKTPSPDNLLQIRKELMGILEEYKPNAAAVEELFFVQNTTTGMKVSESRGVILLSLGEKQIPSVSLTATQIKKGISTKGNATKKEVRAAIQMILGFKDLKGHDDSWDAIACAFVGRSLV; from the coding sequence TTGAAAATCATCGGCATCGACCCTGGATCCCACCGCGTAGGATATGCAATTCTTTCCTTTCCCGAAGGGCAACGTCGCAATCCAGAACTTTTGACATATGGAACCATTGAAGTGGCTCCGAAAACCCCTTCTCCGGATAATTTACTGCAAATTCGGAAGGAACTCATGGGAATCCTTGAAGAATACAAACCGAACGCTGCCGCCGTGGAAGAGCTATTCTTTGTTCAGAACACAACGACCGGAATGAAGGTTTCGGAATCTCGGGGGGTCATCTTACTTTCTCTTGGCGAAAAACAAATTCCGAGTGTTTCTTTAACGGCGACACAAATCAAAAAAGGAATCTCTACCAAAGGGAACGCCACCAAAAAAGAAGTTCGCGCAGCGATCCAAATGATTTTGGGATTTAAAGATCTCAAAGGCCACGATGACTCTTGGGATGCCATCGCTTGTGCCTTTGTCGGTCGCTCTTTAGTTTAA
- a CDS encoding acyl-CoA dehydrogenase family protein produces MTATAVKLEKSQAEKALSAQAALLNEVTKRLAQKNSDNGKVSVSKMDKTQHVFYQLAWMTAQQRVAENFIVYAWDASKGTGELEQKMALTFVAETVSNIRSELAARPAEYELTYQELFSKLFSDEINAYVEAASKMENYEAIVDKIVDLGHFGAYGLSEDHENFRGIFKDFAENVVVPHAEHIHRHDDLIPAEIINGLKDMGCFGLCIPEQFGGIQPDDRPDNISMLVVTEELSRGSLGAAGSLITRPEIMSKALLKGGTDEQKNKWLPLLASGEKFAGIMVTEPNYGSDVAGVSVTAKEVDGGFVINGVKTWCTFAGYANLLLILCRTESDPSLKHRGLSIILAEKPSFDGHEFSYKQDGGGTIQGKAIGTIGYRGMHSYEVSFEDYFVPKENLLGGDAGRGKGFYFQMEGFAGGRIQTAARANGVMQAALEAALRYSQERKVFAKPIYDYTLTKFKIAKMAMIVQATRQYTNYVATLLDNHKGQMEATLVKLYASKIAEWVTREAMQIHGGMGYAEEYPVSRYFVDARVFSIFEGAEEVMALRVVAKDLLDQALAS; encoded by the coding sequence ATGACCGCAACGGCAGTGAAACTCGAAAAATCCCAGGCGGAGAAGGCTCTTAGTGCCCAAGCCGCCCTCCTCAATGAAGTTACCAAACGACTAGCTCAGAAAAATTCCGATAACGGCAAAGTATCCGTAAGCAAAATGGACAAAACACAACACGTGTTTTACCAATTGGCTTGGATGACAGCTCAACAACGTGTTGCTGAGAACTTTATCGTTTATGCTTGGGATGCTTCCAAGGGAACAGGCGAATTGGAACAAAAAATGGCCCTTACATTTGTGGCTGAAACTGTATCTAACATTCGTTCGGAGCTTGCAGCCCGCCCCGCTGAATATGAACTTACTTACCAAGAACTATTCTCCAAACTTTTTTCCGATGAAATCAATGCTTATGTAGAAGCAGCATCGAAAATGGAAAACTACGAAGCAATCGTGGATAAGATCGTAGATCTTGGACATTTTGGTGCTTATGGTCTTTCTGAAGATCATGAAAACTTCCGTGGAATCTTCAAAGATTTTGCTGAAAACGTAGTGGTTCCTCATGCAGAACACATCCATAGACATGATGATTTGATTCCGGCAGAGATTATCAATGGATTAAAAGACATGGGTTGTTTTGGACTTTGTATTCCAGAACAATTTGGTGGAATCCAACCAGATGATCGTCCAGATAACATTTCTATGTTAGTGGTAACAGAAGAACTTTCTCGTGGTTCCCTTGGTGCTGCAGGATCACTTATCACAAGACCAGAAATCATGTCTAAGGCTCTCCTCAAAGGGGGAACGGACGAACAAAAAAACAAATGGTTACCTCTTCTTGCATCTGGTGAAAAATTTGCAGGAATCATGGTAACAGAACCTAACTACGGTTCAGATGTCGCTGGTGTTTCCGTAACTGCTAAAGAAGTGGACGGCGGATTTGTGATTAACGGTGTAAAAACTTGGTGTACATTTGCAGGTTATGCGAATCTACTTCTCATCCTTTGCCGTACAGAATCTGATCCAAGTCTCAAACACAGAGGTCTTTCCATCATTCTAGCTGAAAAACCTAGTTTTGACGGACATGAGTTCAGCTACAAACAAGACGGTGGAGGAACCATCCAAGGAAAAGCAATCGGAACGATCGGTTACCGAGGAATGCACTCCTATGAAGTATCTTTTGAAGATTATTTTGTTCCGAAAGAAAACCTTCTTGGTGGGGATGCAGGACGTGGCAAAGGATTCTATTTCCAAATGGAAGGATTTGCTGGTGGTCGTATCCAAACAGCAGCTCGTGCCAATGGTGTGATGCAAGCCGCTCTAGAAGCAGCACTTCGTTATTCCCAAGAACGTAAAGTATTCGCAAAACCAATTTACGATTACACTTTGACTAAGTTTAAAATCGCAAAGATGGCAATGATTGTGCAAGCAACGCGCCAATACACTAACTATGTAGCAACTTTACTCGACAACCACAAGGGACAAATGGAAGCAACACTTGTTAAATTGTATGCATCCAAAATTGCTGAGTGGGTGACCAGAGAAGCAATGCAAATTCATGGTGGTATGGGTTATGCGGAAGAATATCCTGTATCACGTTATTTCGTGGATGCTCGTGTATTCTCCATCTTTGAAGGTGCAGAAGAAGTAATGGCTCTTCGCGTAGTAGCGAAAGACTTACTTGACCAAGCGCTCGCTTCTTAA